In Salvia miltiorrhiza cultivar Shanhuang (shh) chromosome 4, IMPLAD_Smil_shh, whole genome shotgun sequence, the DNA window ATGGATAACAAAGACAGTAAATGAAGCTCGAAATTAGATACTCCAGCCAAATGAAATAGCTCCCTTCATCTATTACCCAATCCACATACCCAACCTATACAAAAAGACTGATACAGAGAAAATGCTGTATAACATGATCAAGAAAGGAACCATCTAAAGATGCACAGAAAGAAATGTTCTTCATGTCTTACTATATTCTTTCAAGACCCTCACTGCTAGTGCACTGAATCCACATCGAGGAAGTTCTGGCACCCCTTTCATGTATATCATCACAGGGTTTTCTTTGATATCCTGTATATTCAGCAAAATATCAATATCACTTATAGATTCGGGCTAATATCTTTATTAGAAAGAAACGATGACTTGAAAAcaaagtaataaaagaaagccAAATGGCTAATAGGAAAAACAAAATTTCAGAGCATTCTGAAATTTGAAAACACTGATTCTTCATACACTCAGTGATTCACGGCCATGCTGAAGAAGTTTGGCATAACTCAGAGTCTTACCTGCTCAACAATGTCCTTCAAGGACATGTCAGAACTCCCAACTTTAGTCGTGGGTCTAAAATCTTCATGTGTATCAGGATCACTGGGCACAGAAGTGGAAAAACGATGTATGCCCTGATAGAAGGATCCAGATGCCTACATGGTGTAACAAAATGTTAGATGAATATTAGAATCAGAATAAGGTAAACTATCACATTAAAAGCCTATTCACTGGTAGCTGGTAAGCATGCATTTAGTACAGGCTGGAAGACTATATACTGATAAACTAATTCCTGGTTCAACACATATTCACAAGTAGATCACCATTAATATCATAGTTGATTAGATaataaaacagaaaaataaaactaatcacATTTATCATCATGGGCATGCTAACAACAAGCTTCAAAGAACTACAGCAGATACACATTATTCCTGCCTCTCCCGCAGCACATGTAAAACCCACTCTTGTTCTCAATCAGGCGTGTCTGGAAGTTATGCGAAATTTCAAAAAAGAAGCATGATATGTCTTTATAGTTTATACTATGACCATGGCCCCTGTAACCTTTTTCTGGGTATCATCCTCTTCTTGCATTTCAGGACATCAGAAGGCTTAGGGTGACTCAAATTGATAAACAGTATTGGCATAATTAACTATTCCTCTAATTTATATGATAATGGGAAAATAAGTTGAGTGAATCAACCAACAATTTTCTCTCATGCAATAGGAATACTGAAGCTCATGCTTCCTATTTAACCAATCTCATAGGAAATGAGATAAAGGATGCAATTAAACTGCTCACAAGCTATGGGAAAATGCGTAGTTTAGAGATATTCAAGCAAACATAAAACTAGAAAACTTACAGTTGAACTAGCAGCTGGAAATGCAGCAATGCCTTTGTAAAGGAAATTAGATAAAGATCTTGCCATCCTCCCAAAACTGCAAATCAAGGCAATTATAGAAAGATTATTCCAGACACCAGCAGTCTATATGCATTCCAATAAACAAGAACCTCTGATGGACTTCCGGTAATCGTTCCCGTACTGGGACGTATTAAATACGCGCACGTCGATAATACATCGAAAAtacgtattttatttttatttatttatagaaaTTCAAATACGTATTTAATACGCTTCTGGAGGCGCATTTTAATGTGAAGAAAGTATTTTTgtgaaaaccctaatttttgaaaCAAGACTCAGCGAATCAGTCGTGCAAAGACAGAAGACTCAGAAAACTGACGCACTTGGTTCAAGCCTTCACGCCGCcgcttgagagagagagagagaggattgcAGAGTCGGGTTTTTGCCGATTTGATAGGAAAAGGGGAGTGTCGGATGAGAAAGGATGGGCGTGGCGGTGCTGCTTGTGCAACAGCAGTGACTGTCGGCGGAACCTCGCCGGAGGTTCGAGGCGGTGAATTTGTGAGAGGGAGAGGTTGCAGAAGAGTTGGGGGAAGATGAGTTGTGTATGTGGGAGAGATgtgaaggagagagaaagaggagttGGGTTGAGCTTTTCTGCTGTTGGGCTACCAAGTAGAAGAATTTATTTGGGCCTATCACAAGATctataatataaaaatcatcaaaaattaatttaaaattaataatttatgaaaaattttaaaatttaaaatattttatttcctccttctttattaaaattttgcattttaaatttatgtttatgtataaaaatatttatttatttatttattatagtgtgtaatactctataataatatttttttaatttttttaattaatttatttgatttcgAATGCTATATTAAGGGGTTTCCCAAAAAAAAAGACCTCGGGGGTGGGGTGGGTCGGTggcaaaaaaatcaaatttgtcGAAAAATGCAATgtattttttatacaatttagtgtATTTTTTTGTGTAAGGTTATGTATTTTTGTGTGGAGCTTTTAAGCATgaaaaacatattttttaaaaaaatctaaaaaaaatcaacaaattttTTTACGTGGGTTATGAGGGAGAGGGGGAGTCAGCGACTAAAAAATCAGATTTGTCGAAAAGtgcaatgcatttttttttacaatttaatGGATTTGTGTGTGTACTATTATGCATTTATGTGTGAAACATTATGCATGAAAAACATATTTTcgcgaatatatatatatatatatatatatatatatatatatatatatatatatattcgttttttttaatatctagaaattgtatttcaattttaccACTGCACGAATTTTGCCTTAGAATGTTTTAGAATATTCTTAGAAATATAAAATCGAAACTATTTTAAGTcttttagatcatcaagatttacgatTGATTcttcaccttgttggatgaattcatggtcccgaaTTCGAATCTCACAAAAActtatttttcgcaatttatACAGATATacaacaaattcatacgtgttctacataaaatttatgCATGCTTTTTAAcaagttcatattttatatgttaagaagtgtttataccatAACCCACTCCTctctatatactccctccgtccccaaaataagttcatctttgggaacggcacgagttttaaggaaaagtgataaattgtattgatagtggagaaaaatattccctccgtccatgaaaaagagtctcatttggggtttagctcgggttttaagaaaattgttaaagtaggtgtaagtgggataaaagtataatttgtaTGGGTATTATTAGtacaaaaaagtagaataaaagtacatttttagttaaaaagtggaataaaagtacaatttatagttaaatgtaAGAGAAAAGGTATGATGTGATGGTTCAAAAAGTTAAATGAGATTCTTTTTTATGGACAAAAAAAATTGGGTAAGTatgactctttttcatggacggagggagtatgttataattagtattgggagcaATGTTTTAAAAAACTAAATCGGGAACCGAGGCGTTTTCTTATAGTACCATGAGGCGTAGGAACCAGTTCGAACCGAGGCGTAGGAACCGATTCAAGGCGTAAGCCTTTAAGAAAAATTATAGgttcataaatataataagttCATAACAAAATAACTAATACCATAAAGTCAAAAGCTATAATAAAATACCAACTTAACACTCATAATAATAGGTTCATAGCAAAATAACTAAGGTTCATAGCAAAATAACTAATACTTATACGAGTACGACCACAAGTCCAAAAACCATATTATAGTTTATAACTAATAATCCAACTTAATTATAATCATCTCTTGCActttcatcatcctcatccaggTCCTCATCCTATGCTGAACCTCTTTTCCTTTTCCTACATTTAAacatatcaatataaataagtaaataattaGAACTTACAATAACTTTTGATTAAAACTAACTTCTAAAAGTACCTTTCTTTGATACTTCATTTCTTCCTCTCTTTCTTGGTATGGAAGAACTTGTCCCCTCATCCATATGATCTGCCTCAATATCATCAGAGTTAGCATCATCAACATCAATATCATTTTCGTCATTTGGATTGGCTATCCACTCATCATCGGAAGCTACGTCTTCAACAACCAAAGGATCGTCCTTCTCCTTTCTTAATTGCCTCTTCGAATGTTTATGCTTCAAGCGTTTATTGTACATAATGTACACTAACTTGTTGAGGAACAATGTGCTTAGACGATTCCTTTTCTTTGTATGCACTTGATTGAATGTACTCCAGTTACGTTCACAAGCCGAGCAAGTAAGCCCAAGAATTCTCTTTGCAAATGCTTTGAGATGGGGAACTTCATCTCCAAAATGTTCCCACCAATCAACTGTTGAATACAATATAATGATTAGATTTAGCACAAATAAGATAGTTAAGATAAGTAATTGATAATTAATTGATAAACTAACTACTAACCAGGTGCACGAGATGTGTATGTTGACATAGATGCTCTCGAGCCAAATAACCCTCTCTTATTTTTGTACTCGTCAAGTTGGACATCGACCTTCAAATAAGTGTCGTTATCCTTGATCATCCTCTCCATACAATTAAACAACCTCTTTTTAATCTCCGCATGCTCGGAAACATTCTCACTCCATCTAAATTGCGGGTTCAAATAATAAGCAGTTGTGTGAAGGTCACGGTGCAATTGCTTCTCCCACTTATCATCGATGATATTCCAAATCTCCTTGTAGGCAACTACTTCGTCATTCAAATTCTTGGCTATCTTTTCTTTGGCTTCGTCCATAGTAGCGTAGATAAATCCCATTGCCGGTGCCCTTTCACCATCAACCACTCTCAACACATCCACAAGAGGCTT includes these proteins:
- the LOC131022321 gene encoding monothiol glutaredoxin-S15, mitochondrial isoform X1; protein product: MARSLSNFLYKGIAAFPAASSTASGSFYQGIHRFSTSVPSDPDTHEDFRPTTKVGSSDMSLKDIVEQDIKENPVMIYMKGVPELPRCGFSALAVRVLKEYNVPLSARNILEDLELKNAVKSFSHWPTFPQIFINGEFVGGSDIILNMHQVFVFYFAFLSFLFWINQPILFIVIILFVMQTGELKEKLNVDAEKQQ
- the LOC131022321 gene encoding monothiol glutaredoxin-S15, mitochondrial isoform X2; protein product: MARSLSNFLYKGIAAFPAASSTASGSFYQGIHRFSTSVPSDPDTHEDFRPTTKVGSSDMSLKDIVEQDIKENPVMIYMKGVPELPRCGFSALAVRVLKEYNVPLSARNILEDLELKNAVKSFSHWPTFPQIFINGEFVGGSDIILNMHQTGELKEKLNVDAEKQQ